One Ostrea edulis chromosome 2, xbOstEdul1.1, whole genome shotgun sequence genomic region harbors:
- the LOC125680100 gene encoding uncharacterized protein LOC125680100: protein MDTGYRPLSVPWDITVAQDGDLVYTDYQDKTVNLVKNKQTHTVIILREWRPQNVCSSSSGDILVTMISDDEKQSKNVRYSGSRETQIIQFDYQGRPLYSSGTFSDIKYISENKNLDICVTDWGTRALVVVIQSGNLRFRYTGHFSNTNESFTPRGITTDSQSHILTADFNNNRIHILDQDGQFLRYIQTCDLDSPWALCVDITDNLFVSECVTANVKKIQYLSTHC, encoded by the coding sequence ATGGACACCGGGTATAGACCACTCAGTGTGCCATGGGACATAACAGTGGCGcaggacggagatcttgtttatactgattATCAAGATAAAACTGTAAACCTAGTGAAAAATAAACAGACACACACTGTGATCATTCTACGGGAGTGGAGACCTCAAAATGTGTGCAGTTCCTCCTCTGGTGATAtcctggttaccatgatcagtgatgatGAAAAACAATCCAAAAATGTCCGTTATTCTGGCTCTAGAGAGACACAGATCATTCAGTTTGATTACCAGGGTCGTCCTCTTTATTCATCTGGTACTTTTAGTGACATTAAATACATCAGCGAGAACAAGAATCTGGATATCTGTGTGACTGACTGGGGAACTAGAGCATTAGTGGTGGTCATTCAGTCAGGAAACCTCCGATTTAGGTACACTGGTCATTTCTCTAATACCAACGAATCATTTACGCCACgtggcatcactacagacagccagagtcacatcctgacagcagactttAATAACAACCGTATTCACAttctagatcaggacggacagttcctccgttacattcaaaCCTGTGATTTAGACAGTCCATGGGCTTTATGTGTAGATATCacagacaacctctttgtgtcTGAGTGTGTCACTGCTaatgtgaagaaaatccaatatctatcaACACATTGTTAA